The sequence CCTCGCGGTCCAGATAGTGGGTCATGGACAGGGTGGGCGCTCCCCGGTCTCCGGCATTCGACCAGTCATGACAGCTCAGACACTGGTTCGTGCGCAGGTCGATCTGGTATTGTTCCATCGAATGCGGGATCGTCGGGGGTTGTTGGCGGTAGTTGCGAACTTCTCGACCCTCCCGCTGCTGATAGATTTCGGGCGCGGGCAGCGTCGTATCGATTTCGGAACCGCGTAGCGCCTGAACCGGTCCGTTTGATTGTGCGGAAACCAAACCCGCCAGAAAAAGTGAGGATGCAAAGACGGCACCCAAGGCAACAACCGGCAACTTCATGTGATTTCTCCCTCTCGGCTCATGCCGTCGTATTTGCGGCTTTTTCAGGCCACGTTGTTGTGCTGTCTTCGACACGGGTGTCGAAGCGGTGGGTGAAGGCGAAAACATCGACAGAACAGATGTCAATGCAGCGTCCGCAATTGGTACAGTCAGATGACAGGATCAGTGGTGTATCGCCTCCCTTTCCGCGCAAGGCTGGGGCGATGACATGACTTTCCGGACAGATGGAAAAGCAATCCATGCAATCATCGCAGGCGGCACGTCTGTGAGCGGTCACACGCAGCAGGCTGTATCGGCCGAGCAGCCCGTAAAAAGAACCGACCGGACAAAGATGGCCACACCAGCCCCGGCGCGAAACCAGAAGATCAAAAGCGAAGACCAGAGCCACCACCGCCCAGGAGAACCCGATGCCAAACACCAGTCCCCGGTGCAGCATCGTGATCGGGTTGACGACTTCCCACGCGATGGTGCCGGTCAGGGCGGATACGACAAGCACCGTTCCCAACAGCCACAATCGGGTGTTCCGTTTGGGTTGCCAGCCTTTTGGCAGTCCAAGTCGGTCATGCAGCCAGTGCGCCGCATCGGTGACGGGGTTGATAGGACAGACCCAGGAGCAATAGACCCGTCCTCCGATCAGCGCATAGACAGCAACGACGATCAGCGCACCTATGAGGGAGGTTAGCTCTGGCCAGTGTCCGGCCACCATGCCTTGTAGCGCGATGAAGGGATCGGTCAGGGGAAGCACGTCCAGCGTGCGGGATCCAGCCAGAGTGCCGTCGACCAAACGCCAGCCCAACCATGGCCCGACGAGAAAGATCAGCAGAAATCCGGCCTGCGACAGCCGTCTCGGGATCAGCAAGCGATGCGCGTTGATCCATCCTTTGACCTTGATGGCTTCCTGTCCGGTTGGAACTGCGGTGGAGGCTTTCATTGGCCCGCCCCTGGCAGCTTGAACGCGGGCTCGAACCCACCCGGCGCTGAAAGGTTGTCGGTTCCCGGTCCCGGCAGGCGATCAGGCAGATCGATGATGCCATCGACCAGCGGTGCACCGTTGTTTTCCATCTCTTCCCAGCCTTTGCGGTAATGTTCTGCTGCGGCACCACGTGCCAGTCGCACAGGCAGAACCTTGATCGCCGCTTCGGGCAGCACGCAGCTTTTCTCGCACATGCCACATCCTGTGCAGTGATCGGCATAGACCGTGGGCGCAAAGATCGCGTGGTGGCCGGAGCGGTCATTGTGGGACGGTACCAGCGTGATTGCCTCGTCGATCACGGGGCACACCCGGTAACAGACATCACAGCGCAGCCCCAGAAAGTTGAGGCAGTTTTCCTGATCGACCAGAACGGCAATACCCATTTTGGCTTCGTCGATATCAGTGAGGCCCGGATCAAGTGCACCGGTCGGACATGCCGCGACGCAAGGAATGTCATCACACATTTCGCATGGAACATCGCGGGCCGTGAAATAGGGAGTACCCGTAGCAGGGCCACCCTCGCCCAACTCTGCCAGAACCAGCGTGTCATATGGGCAATCGCGCACGCAAAGCCCGCATCGAATACAGGCGGCAAGAAAGTCCTCTTCGGGCAAGGCTCCCGGCGGGCGCAGTGCTTCTGCAGGCAGACCACGGGCCTCGCGCGCCAGCCACGCAAGTCCACTGCCCGCCACGAGGCAACCGCCAGCGGTGCGTGCGGTATCGACCAGGAAGCGGCGACGCTGAGGTGACAGAAGTGGCATGGCGACGGGCATTCCCGACCTCCGTGGCGTTAGCTGCGGACTGCGCGAGGATCCCCCGCGCAGCAAAAAGGCGCAGGTGTCAGGCGCGTTCGACCTTACAGGCGCATTTCTTGAAGTCGGTTTCTTTTGACAGCGGGCATGTTGCGTCAAGGGTCAGCTTGTTGATCAACTGCCCCTCGTCGAACCATGGGACAAATACCAGCCCACGCGGCACTTTGTTGCGGCCTCGGGTCTCTACGCGACTGAGCATTTCACCACGCCGGGTGGAGATCATGATTTCCTGACCGCGGCGCAATTGACGATCCCTCGCATCGTCCGGGTGCATGAAGACCACCGCGTTGGGGAAGGCCCTGTGCAACTCGGGCACGCGGCGCGTCATCGATCCGGAATGCCAGTGTTCCAAAACGCGACCCGTCGACAACCAGAGATCAAATTCCTCATCTGGCACCTCTGCTGGCGGTTCGTATGGCGCAAAGATAATCTTGGCCTTACCATCGCCATGTCCATAAAATTCGATATCGGCCCCTTCCGAGACATACGGATCGTAGCCCTCACGGAAACGGTAGAGCGTTTCCTTTCCGTCAACCACGGGCCAGCGCAAGCCGCGAGACTGGTGGTACTGCTCAAACGGCGCCAGATCGTGTCCGTGACCGCGCCCGAAAGTGGCATATTCCTCGAACAGGCCCTTCTGGACATAGAAACCGAAGTGCTCCGACTCGACATTGTCGAACCCTTCGGCGATCTCGGATAGCGGGAACCTGTTCACGTTGCCATTCTCGAACAGCACCTCGTACAAGGTCTTGCCTGCAAGTTCGGGCATTTTCGCAACCAGTTCGTCGCCCCAGACGTCTTCGACGGTAAAGCGTTTGGAGAATTCCATCACCTGCCAGAGGTCGGATTTCGCTTCTCCCGGAGCCATCACCTGCTG is a genomic window of uncultured Cohaesibacter sp. containing:
- a CDS encoding nitrate reductase cytochrome c-type subunit; amino-acid sequence: MKLPVVALGAVFASSLFLAGLVSAQSNGPVQALRGSEIDTTLPAPEIYQQREGREVRNYRQQPPTIPHSMEQYQIDLRTNQCLSCHDWSNAGDRGAPTLSMTHYLDREGNQLDTVAGTRWFCNQCHVPQADAPALVGNTFEPSNPR
- the napH gene encoding quinol dehydrogenase ferredoxin subunit NapH; this encodes MKASTAVPTGQEAIKVKGWINAHRLLIPRRLSQAGFLLIFLVGPWLGWRLVDGTLAGSRTLDVLPLTDPFIALQGMVAGHWPELTSLIGALIVVAVYALIGGRVYCSWVCPINPVTDAAHWLHDRLGLPKGWQPKRNTRLWLLGTVLVVSALTGTIAWEVVNPITMLHRGLVFGIGFSWAVVALVFAFDLLVSRRGWCGHLCPVGSFYGLLGRYSLLRVTAHRRAACDDCMDCFSICPESHVIAPALRGKGGDTPLILSSDCTNCGRCIDICSVDVFAFTHRFDTRVEDSTTTWPEKAANTTA
- the napG gene encoding ferredoxin-type protein NapG; the encoded protein is MPVAMPLLSPQRRRFLVDTARTAGGCLVAGSGLAWLAREARGLPAEALRPPGALPEEDFLAACIRCGLCVRDCPYDTLVLAELGEGGPATGTPYFTARDVPCEMCDDIPCVAACPTGALDPGLTDIDEAKMGIAVLVDQENCLNFLGLRCDVCYRVCPVIDEAITLVPSHNDRSGHHAIFAPTVYADHCTGCGMCEKSCVLPEAAIKVLPVRLARGAAAEHYRKGWEEMENNGAPLVDGIIDLPDRLPGPGTDNLSAPGGFEPAFKLPGAGQ